GCGCTTGCTTCCATAATAAAGGAAAATATTTTAAGATTAAACGAAAAACTTTCAAACCACAGGTATTTAAAAGGAATAAACGCTTTTGGAAACTGCGAGCTTGCTCTTTCACCCGGTAAACAGGCGGAAGTATTTAAAGTATTGGAGCAGGCGGAAGAAGACATGAAAATACTTAAAGAAATACTTTTTTCCTCCGTTTCCTTTATGGACAGGGTGGACACGACAGGGCTGCTTCGCCGTAAGACTGCGGAGGATTTTGGAATAACGGGATTGGCCGCCAGAGCAACGGGAATAAAAACGGATCTAAGGACTGTGTTTCCCGGGGCCTACATGAAAACTTCTTTTATGCTTGCCAGGCAGGAAAAAGGTGATGTGCTGGCGAGATTGAATGTGCGTTTTGATGAAGTCAGCGTTTCTCTCCGTCTGATAAAAGAGTTCATGAATTTATTAGCAGAGCAAAAGTCGGAAGAAAAAAAAGATGCTGCGGTGAAAGAAGGAGCGGGAGTCGGATGTTGTGAAGGATTCCGCGGGCCGGTTATTTACTGGGTAAAGCTGGACAACGACGGCAAAGTTGAGCGTTGCAAAATAGTTGATGCTTCTTTTAATAACTGGCAGGGACTTTCTTACTGTGTGCTAGGAAACATTGTGCCGGACTTTCCGCTGTGCAATAAAAGTTTTGACCTTTCGTATTCGGGAGGGGATCTGTGAACAATATATATAATATCGCAAAATCCAGGATACAAAAAGGTGTTGTAACGGAAGAACTGACTTTGATCGGTGAAGCTCTAAAATCAGAGATACAAAAGAAATTTAACAGGTCGCTTCATATAAGAGAAGTTGATACCGGCTCCTGCGGCGCCTGCGAATCAGAGATAATATCGACAACAAACCCTTTGTATGATATCCAAAGGTTCGGAGTGGATTTTGTTGCCTCCCCAAGGCATGCAGACGCTTTACTTGTTACAGGTCCGGTCACACTAAATATGGCAGTAGCGCTTAAAAGAACTTATGACGCGATGCCGACTCCAAAATTTGTAATTACCGCCGGTGATTGTGCCTTTGACGGCGGTCCTTTTAAAGGTTCTTACTATATAGAAGGCGGGGTAAGCAAAATAATCCCCGTAGATTTTCACGTCCCGGGATGTCCGCCAAAACCAATTGACTTGATCAAGCACATCCTTCTTGCCGTCAAAAATATTAAAGTTAATTAAAGAATATCGTTTTGGCGAGATCTCGATTTTATGCGGATCCTCCATCACCTATTGATCTGATGAAACATATTCTATTGGCTGTCAAAAATATAAAAGTGCAATAAATATTGTCATCCTGGACTTGATTCAGTACCCAGTGTCTTTGCTTTTAAAGACGCTGGATACCTGCTACCTCCAAAAAGAGTAGTGGGCAGGCAAAACCGACATGACAAAAGTAAAATTTTAGCAACCCATGTTAAATCGCAATACGAGCATTTTCCTTATTCTAGCAACATAAATGCCTTCCTGATAAAAATCATACAAGTATATTTAATATACTATATCATTACCTTACGGGCTGCCTATTCTGCCTGCTCCGTTTCACCCCTTGAGTACCGAATTGGAGTGGGGGGCAGCCCTACTAATAAAAACTAATGACAAAGTACGAATGACAAATGACAATTTAATGTAGGCGGGAAAAAGCACCCGCCAATGTTTAATATAAAATAAAAGGGACGGAGATAAAATTTCTGTCCCTTTTGTTTTATATGGGAAAGTTTACTTTTACATGCTTTTACTATACAATAAGCTATGTTTATTGAAGAGGTAAATAGCACTATTGATTTTCTGATTGACGGCTCTAAGAGTGTAATAAGATATCCTGCTTTAAAACTCAAAGAGCTTTTTGCTTCGGTTAAGGGAAATGCGAGAGTAATGATCATTACTTATCCCGGATTTTCAATTCCTTCCGCCTGGCTGGGCGCTTATCAATCGCTTTTTATTTTATCTCTGGGTGTCAGCAATTTACAGTATGGCAATATCATAGGTATCGCCATTATCGTTCAGATCTTTGCCCAGCTTTTGGGCGGGGTTTTAGCGGACAGGTACGGGCATAAAAGAATTCTGGATATTTTTACGCTCTTTTGGCCTCTGAGCGTACTTGTTTTTGCTTTTGCTCAAAACATCTGGTGGGTGATACCTGCTATCATAATGCAAAATCTGTTAATGATCACAACGCCTTCCTGGTATTGCTTATTCGTGGAAGGCATTCCGAAAAATAAAAGATCAAATATCTACGCTGTCGTGCACATGCTGTTAAACGGCGGAGCGCTTTTTTTACCCGTTGCAGGACTACTGATAAAATTTTACGGACTTGATAAAGCAAGCAGGGTTATTTACCTTATTTCCGCAGTTCTGACTTCCGGTGCAATATATTACAGATGGAAGCACATGACTGAAACCAAACTTGGGGAGAAGGCAAGAAAAGAAAAAAAGCCTATTAAGATTTTTGTTGAAGCCGGAAGATTCCGGGAAGCTTTTAAATATCTTGCAGGGAAAAAAGATCTGTTTTGGTATGGAGTCGTGAATGTTACTTTTTTATGCGCACTTACCATGTGGACCTCTTTTAATTCTATCTTTCTTGCCGATACAAAGGCGGCTGCTTTTAAAGAATGGAGCATAATGGTCTTTCCTATGATTTCTGCAATATCCTTTGCTGTTGCTATCATAGTGTTTGTCCCCCTGATCCGCAAACATAATTATTTAAAATATATAGGTATAGGAATTATTCTAAATGCTATTGCCTCTGCTTTTTATATATTCGCTCCGGCAAAGAGTATGACTTTCATAATACTTTCTTACATGACTTATGGCGCAGGTTTAGCGCTTTTTCGCCCATTGTATGATGCGAGGCTTATTAATGCTTTCAAAGAGAAAGACCGTGCCCGCCTTCTTTCAGCTTACAATACAATTGTTATGCTTCCCTCAATTGCCATAGGTCCGATTACGGGTTTTCTTTATACGGGAAACCCCCGTTATGTTTTTATCGCAGCAACGTGCATGTTTGCAATTTCTTTCCTTGTTTTGTGGAAGAAAGTCAGATAATTTTAACCTATTTGATGTCATCGAAAATACTTCAATAAAAAACATATACGTGGTAAAATACATTTTAAATAGAAAAATGTACTCAGTCTGATATCAAGGGTGAGAGGAAAACATTGTCTTTTATAGATAAAAATAGTAAGGAAAAAACACCGCGTTTTATTGCTTTTGTTCTGGCGCTTTCTATTTTAATTGCCGGGATTGTTTTTGTCTTTTACGTAAATAATCTTACAGCTGTACTTGATCATGATTCTATTTCATATTCTCAATGCATAGAAAAGAACTCCTGGGGCGAAATATACCACGCGCACCATCTTCTATATAATTATTTCAAATGGGTCGTGTATGATCTTCTGAAAACTAATGGTTATGAAGGACGGGCGCTGATCGTTAATCAGACATTTAATGCGTTTTTTGGCGCTGTAGGAGTCGGCATTCTTTTCTTTACTATATGGTACATTACCGGAAGCTTGTTTCTTTCTTTTGTTTCGGGCATATTTATGATGATCTCCAATGGTTATTGGTATTGCAGTACTTTTGGCGGGGTTAGAGTTATGGGTACCGCTTTTCTCCTTTTTACCTTTTTGCTGGCAATTATATTTATTTATCAAAAGAGCCTCAAACATTGGCAAAATATTCTATTAGTACTTGGTATAGCTGCAGCGAACAGTATTGCGGTATTTTGTCATCAAACAAATATTATGTTTGCAGCGGTCATTTTAGTCTTGATGGTTTTTAAGAAAGAAACTTTTTTAAAAAAAACATCTTACCTTTTGCTTTACATCCTTTTCTTTCTTACAATCGTAATAGGTTTGTACTGGTATGTCGGCTGGAAAGTATTTTACTGTACGACTTGGGACAGGTATCTGGCCTGGCTTGCCGGTTATGTAAACCTGGGTATCTGGGGAGAATTTACCGATCAAAGTTTATCTCTTTCTAAAGAAGGTGTAAGAGCTCTGTATATCGGTTTTGTTGAAGGCAGGGTGGAATTTTACGGTTATAAAATAAACAACTATGAAGCGCTGAATATTTTTGTCAATTCGATAAAAGTTATTCTTCTGTTTTTTGCGGTCTTTTCTTTCCTGATCTTTAAAAAATGGAAAGAAATATTGGCAGCTGCCGCAGTATGGCTGCTTCTGTATCTTCCGTTTTTTATATGGTGGGAACCGGGAAATCTGGAATTTTGGCTTCCGCTACTTCCTCTCTCGATAATACTATTTTCTTTGCCGCTTGGGATCATCTGGAACATAGCCGGGAATAAAATATTTAAATACATATTGCGTTCCTGTCTTGCCGTTTTATCAGCTGCGGTTGTTCTTGTTTTTGCAAATTATAATTATTACAATTTAATATTACCTAAGACCGATCCCGGTAAAAATTTCGATAAAATGGCAATGGAACAATTAAGTGCCGTGCGGGAAGGGCCTGAAGACTTGGTCATTATTATGGGATGGGACGCACTCCGGGTTAATTTGAATTATTACTTTTCGCAGGATTTTATTTCCATCTATTGGCTTTCTACAAAATATAAAACGAATTCAGACGGGTTTTATGCCTGTATATCTAAGAGAATTAGTGATAAGATAAAAGAAAAGCACAAGGTTTTCCTGCATAAAGATGTCCTTCGGGCAAAGGATTTTAAAGATATTAACGCCGGATACAAAGCGCTGGAAAAAGATTCATTTATCAGTTTTTTTAAGGATAAGTTTGAACTGACACCTGTTAAGGAAGGAAAAGATAATTATTTCTATGAAGCAAAACTTAAGACTGCACGCTAGTTTCATTGTTTTCCTGCTCTTACCTGCGTTCTTTTATGCGTTTGAAGAGCTTAAAACCTATCCGTGGTTAAATACTACTTACGGCTTTACGGAAACTTACGATACAAATACTTCTCCTATTACCGGAAAAAAAGCCGGTTGTTATCCCATAGGAAATGGACTGGTTTTTGGAGGTCTTGGAGCTTTCGATCCCGTCTCCTCCGTGAATTTTATTTGCGGGCCATATTATGATGAACCGTTTTTAGGTCGGGAAGAGCTGCAATGCCTGATTGATGGAGAAAAGGTAAAGCTTCATAAGCAAACCATACGCTGGGTAAAAGGTGCAGATATTATTATAAGCAGTTTAATTAATGATAAAGTGGAAATTACGAATATAGATTTTGCTCCGCCGGGAATAAAAGCGCTTGTAAGAATATTCTCGGTTAAGAATATTTCCGGAGCACCGTTAAAAGATCTCAAATTAGTGTTCAAGTACCTGATACTGGAAAAGAACGTAAAAACAACTCTGGATGGTGGTAAATGTTTTAATGCCAAGTTTAACGGTGATATCAAAAAATTTTACCGTTCCGGTTTTGTTTATCATTCTGAAAAAGCGTCGCTGGAAAAAGGTAATGATTATTCTGTTGCTTTTGCTTTAAATTCAAATGAAGAGTTCAGTGATATCAGATATATTGCCGCAGATCTGGAAGAGAGCGGTCTTTCCAAGACAGCGGAGCTTATCAAAAAAGACGGTTCAAAACTTCTGGAGCCGACAAAACAATATTGGGATGAATGGCTTGCGTCCTCTACTGCTTTTACCACGGATAATATCCTGGTCAATTATCTTATTGAGACCCAGAAGATGATCATTAAATGCCAGCAGTCACATAGCGGCGGATTCTCTCCCGTGTATGGGTATGCTGATACCTGGGCAAGAGACAACAACGGTCCCGTTCTATTAATGCTTAGAAGCGGGAGATTTAAAGAGGTCAAACAAATACTAGATTTTTTCTATAAAGTCGCTCGGCATGCCGGTTTTGTCGCGGGTTGTGCCGGGGTAACTTGCGCTTTAGATGAAACTAAGAACAATGAGAGTGATTTTGACTGGAAATTGGTAGGTGTCCCGGCTGCGGAAATTCCAAGCTGGATCATTAAACAGTATTACTGGTATTATCTTTATACGGGGGACATTGAACTTATTAAAGAGAGATTTCCTTTTCTAATGAGGTGCCTTGACGGTCAGAGTTTAACTAAAACCGGAAGGCTTCCTTTTCAAACTGATGAGACCTATATGTGGACACTTCAAAACAGGACGTTTAAACTGCTTGGCTATCCTAATTACTATATAGGGCTCCGGGCTGATTCTGCCGATTCGGGATTTGAATGGGTAGCGGCTGCGGAAAATATGGCTGAAATGGCGGCTGCTTTTAAAGATGTTAAGACAGCTTTAGAGTTGAAAAAAAAGGCGTATGAAGTTCGAGCGGCTACAAATAAATATTACTGGATGGAAGAAGAAGGTTACTATTCGCCCGCGCTCTCGCTTTTTTCAGACAGATATGCGATGCCCCACTCGAATATAGGTCTTAATCCTTTATGGGTCGGCTATGCGGATGAGAAAGATGAGAAAGCTGTTAAATCGGCAAAAACAACAATTTCTTATCTGCTTAAAGACAATTTTTTAATGAAGACGACTCCCGGGGTAGAACTTTTTTCAGGGCTCGTACCCGGCATGCTTTTATATAATTTGGCAATATTAAATGATCCGTTAAAAGAAAAGGCTTATGAGGCCTTGCTAAAATGCGCGTCACCTTCGGGAGATTATTCCGAGCTTTATTACGGGGACGGGAGTGTTTGGATCGTTCCCTCCTGGGGAGACGGTTCTTATGGAAGGGTCAGACCGTGGGAGGGTGGAGTAAATATAGATGCTCTGCTTTTTTATCTTACAGGATTTAAACCCGGGTCGGACGGTGTTTTTAAACTTTCTCCGGAATTGCCTTCAAATATGTCTAAACTGGAGATCAACGGATTACTGCTTAATAATTCTAAAATAGATTTTTCAGTTAAGGAAGAAAGGGGAAAAGACATAAAAAGAATTTACGAAGTAAAAAACCTGAATTTGAAATCTGTAAAAGTGTCCATTGATACAAATCTTGTCGCAAGCACCGTCAAATCGTTTTTGGTCAATCAAGAAGACGCTCTAAAAGAAAGCGGCAAAATAGAAAGAGAACTTCCGGGACTTGGAATATTGAAAATTGAAGTATTATATGAAAAAGCCGAAATGAAAACCGCAATAACACCTAAAACATTTAAAAAAAGATGGAATTACTATCCTAAAAGCGACATTGTGTATCTTACCGCAGATGATAAAAATACTTATTATTCCCTTGCAAAAAATAATAAGGTATTGGCTATAGACATACAGCTTCCTCTTTCTGCCGGGGATATTTATTCTGCGATATATGACGAGAAAAATAATACGTTAAAAACAAAAATGGTAATCTTTGGTCCCAAAGTATTTTCCATAAGCAACCTCCACTGGAAGAATTATGAGTTCTGGAACAGTTGGGAGATGCAAAATATGTTTAAAAAATATACAGAGGCGGGCGGAGTTGTTATTTTTATGTCGGAACCATCGCAAAAAGAAGGTTACGAGGTTAGTCCGAAATGGCTGGAAAAACTCTTAGACGGCGGCAAATGGGTCGCTAATTGGAAAAGCGGAAGAGCGATGGCTTCCGATGATTTTACGGAAACGACTTTAAAAAGCTACAAAATGGATTCTTTTAACTTTTATAACAAAGCTCAGCAAAAAGAAAAAAAAGCGGTAGTTTACTCAAAGCTGGGTAAGGATGGGGAAGGTGTTGCGGAAAAATCTGTAACCGATAAAAAATACTCCGGTTATTGTGAGTTTGAACTGTCCGTTGCAAGAGGTCTCCAGCATAGTATTTTAATAAAAGCACCTTCAACAGTCAGCAGTTACGATCTAAATCTGGAAGTCAGGGCAAAATCCGGGTTTGTAAGACTGTCGCAAGGTAAAAAAAATGTTAAAGATAAACACCTGGAAATCAATTATATTCTTTCTTCCCAATATGTCGATAAGGATAAGATAACCCTCAGGATCGGAGCCTTGAAAACAAAAAATAAAATAACTTTCAGTTTAGTGGAGATCTCAAAGCTTATTATTACAGGGCAAAATCCGCTGGCGGAGGTTATGGGCTTTAAAGCAGGGGAAATACTGGAAAATTCAATAGGTTCTTTGACTTATGAAAAAATGACGGCCCCCATAAGGCTTGTTGAAAATGAAAAATATGCCGCAATTGTTATGAAAAAGGCAGGGAATGGGATAGTAATACGCTCTCAGTTGAAATTCTCGAATCTTAAACCTGTAATATTCAATCTGATAAACGATGAGAGTCGAGGAAAAATATTGAAATATCTGGCTAAAAGTAGTAAAAATGAGAATAAATAAAAAAGCACGTAACGGGTGGCGGGTTACGGGTGACGAGAAAAAGAAGATATGAGGTCTGGGTATTAGGTGAGTAAAACAAAATTACTAAGAATTAAGCACTAAGTTTTAAACAATAACTAAGGTTAAAGCACTAAAAAGGAAGATATATAATATAGGTTCGATGATTTTGTTTAGAATTTATAATTTTGTTTTTAGTGCTTGGTTTTCAGTTTGTTTAGTGCTTAGAATTTAAGTCTTAGTGATTGATTTTTATAGGAGTTATAATATGGATAAAAGTATGCTCTCCCGAATAAAACATTTGTTTGCAAAAGAGGAGCTTCCTCCGGATATATTATTTAAAGAAAAGCCGTCGTTGATTCTTCTTGTTCTTATTTATGTTCTGGCAATATGTGCGGTAATAGTTGTTGCAAAGTTCTACTCCGGAATTGTTCCGTTGCTTATCTCACAGATAACCTCGTTTTTTAAAGGCGTTAAGAGTGAATGGGTAGAGTTGATATTCCTTTTGATCACAAAATACATTTATCTTTTGATTGTACTGCTTCTTGCGCTTTATCACGTAAAAAGGGAGATAACATCCTATACGCTTACAAAAAATGATTTGGTAATTAGAAAAGGTTTGCTTGTCAGAAAAGAGATCTATGTACCCGTATCGAAGATATTAAATATTTCAATAAGAAGAAATTTTATCGGTCTAATAGCCGGATATGGAACAATAGAAGTGGAGCTTGGAGGGTATGCCGCACCTATTACCCTTGAAAATATTTCAAATTCAAGAGAAAAAGTAAAGCTGCTCCTGCAATTGATAAATAAAATTTGATAAAGTTACGGGTAGAGAGTTGAGTGAAAAAGCTTTTGCTCGTAACTCGTCACCCGCGACTCGTAACATCTTTAAGTTCGTATCAACGGAGATAAATAATGACGGTAGAAAGATATTTAGCTTTTGATTTTGGCGCCGGCAGCGGAAGAGCGGTAGTTGGAGAAATAAGCGGGAAAAATGAGCTCAAGTTGAGCGAGCTTCACAGGTTTCCCAATCAAACTGTAAAATTAAAAGATACGCTTTATTGGAACACATTATCGCAGTATACAGAAATTAAAAATGGTTTCAGGATATTTGCTGCAAAATATTCCAAAGCCCCGAGGGGAGTAGGGATAGACACCTGGGGTGTTGATTTTGGACTCCTGGATGGCAAGGGAAGACTTATAGAAAATTCTGTAGCCTACAGGGATAAGCGGACGGATCATATACCGGAAAAATTGTTTAAACTGCTTTCCAGAAGAGAGCTTTACCGGCTTACCGGAATACAGATAATGCAGATCAATACTGTTTTTCAACTTTACTCCCTTTCTCTTTCTAAAGACAGGACTTTAAAAGCTGCAAAAAGCCTGCTTTTTACTCCGGATCTGCTGAATTATTTTTTAACAGGAGAGAAAGCGTCGGAGTTTACCATCTCTACTACATCTCAATTATATAACCCAGAAAGCGGCAGATTTGAAAAGAAAATATTAGATAATATTGGTGTTGACCCGAAGCTTATGCAAAAATTTATTTTACCCGGGGAAAAACTCGGGAAAATAATTCCGGAGATTTCTTCCGAGACAGGCCTTTCTTCAGGTGTGCCGGTAATAGCGGTTGCTTCTCATGATACGGCTTCAGCTATAGCTGCAATTCCTGCGGAGACGGATAACTTTATTTACATCAGCAGCGGGAGCTGGTCTCTTATCGGTTTTGAAACGGAAAAGCCCTGCATTAATGAGAACTCCGCAAAGTTTAATATTACCAACGAGGGCGGTGTCGGAGGGACCTTCCGGGTCCTCAAAAATATTAACGGGCTCTGGCTAGTACAGGAGGTCAAGCGGATGCTTCTAAGAAAGAAAGAGTATTCTTTCCCGGAGCTTACAAAGCTTGCGGAAAAAGCGAAACCTTTAACCGCTGTAATAGATCCGAATGACCCGTGTTTTCTCGCACCGAAGGATATGATAAAAGAAATTCAAAACTACTGCAGAAAAACCGGGCAGTCGGTGCCGCAGGATGAAGGCTCGATCGTCAGAACTGTTCTCGAAAGCCTTGCGCTTTCTTACAGGCAGGCAATAGAGCAAATTACAGTTTTAAGAGGAAAAAAACCGGAGTGTATCCATATTATAGGCGGTGGATCCAATAACAGGCTACTTAACAGGTTTACCGCTGAAGCAGCCGGAGTTCCGGTTTTTGCGGGACCTTCCGAGGCAACCTCAGCCGGAAATATCCTGGTACAGGCAATGGGGATGGGAAGATTAAGTTCGTTAAAAGATATAAGAGAGGTAAGTAAGAAGTCATTCAGACCGGAAGTGTACATGCCGAAAAGTAACGGTGGATTTGAGAAGGCGTATGAGAAGTATCTTAAATTAAAGTAGCCGCCAAATAAAATCACTAAGAATTAAGCACTAATAACTAAACAATAACTAAGGTCACTAAGCACTAAAAAGGAAGATATTTAATATAGGTTCGATGATTTTGTTTAGAATTTATAGTTTTGTTCTTAGTGCTTGGTTTAAAGTTTGTTTAGTGCTTAGAATTTAAGTCTTAGTAATTAAAAATATTTTGTACGGAGGAGTTTAAATGAATTTGACTATAAAAAAAGAGTATGCACTTGCAAAAGAACGTTATGCGAAACTCGGTGTAAACACGGCTGGGGCATTAAAAAAACTAAGTTCAGTCAGCTTATCTCTTCATTGCTGGCAGGGGGATGATGTTTCCGGATTTGAAAAGGAGGGCTCGCTCCTTTCCGGCGGCATTCAGGTAACGGGTAACCGGTTTGGCAAGGCAAGAAGCGCGGATGAACTTAGAAATGATCTGGAAAAGGCGCTCTCACTGCTCCCCGGAAAACATAGAGTAAACCTGCAC
The genomic region above belongs to Candidatus Firestonebacteria bacterium RIFOXYD2_FULL_39_29 and contains:
- a CDS encoding hydrogenase, whose amino-acid sequence is MYNIAKSRIQKGVVTEELTLIGEALKSEIQKKFNRSLHIREVDTGSCGACESEIISTTNPLYDIQRFGVDFVASPRHADALLVTGPVTLNMAVALKRTYDAMPTPKFVITAGDCAFDGGPFKGSYYIEGGVSKIIPVDFHVPGCPPKPIDLIKHILLAVKNIKVN